The genomic segment TTATAATTGCGAAAGTATAGAAACGGTAAAAATGAATCAATCAACAGGATATTATACTTATTTCTACCAAGATGCTTTTAATGGGTGTACAAGTTTACAAAGGGTGATTACCAAATATAATGTTAAAGAAGTTGGCATAAGGGCTTTCTCTGGAGCATCTTCATTGGTAGGAATTGGTTCAAGTGATACTCAGTCTTATGTATATCTTCCAAAAGTGACATTACTTACCACGAGCGCTTTTGAAAATTGTACATCAATGACGGCAGTCTATCTTAATGATGCTAATACAACATTGGAAACAATCGGTGCTAATGCATTTAAAGGATGTACAAATCTTGAAACTGTTATTCTTCAAAATATGACCCCATCTGCATTAGGAGCAGACGCATTTAGTGGAATTAAATCGACTGCAGCGTTTCTTCTCTATCCGACCAATAGTTATACAAAGGCAAGCAACTATGCTAACAATGATAGTTGGAAAGTTTTGTTTGATGGTACTAATGCAAATTATATGCTTATTGCATACGTGAATAAACCCAATCAATATGGTACGGTGTCTTGTGATGTGCCTTTACATTTCATATATACGAGCACACCTGCTATCTACAAAGTGACTGCAACAAACGATGCTTCTGCTCAGTTGGAGGAAATCAGTAGCAAAAAGCTGCCAGCCAATACTGGTGCTGTGATGGAAAAAGATGTAAGTTTTGCAGGTGTACAAGTTCAAGTTCTCTTCGACGGTTCAGAGAGTGCAGATGAATTCACAGACAACCTCCTCGTTGCTAACGTAACAGAGAATACCAATTTCAAAGGTCAGGAAGGAAACACATGGAACTTACTTTTGAGTAATGGTAAGTTCGTGAAGGCTAATGACGGTACGCTGGCTGCTGGTTTGGCTTATCTGCCTAGAACATTCGAAGGTGGTGAAGCTAAAGAACTGTCACTCACTTTTGATGACTTGACAAGCATTCGTACTATTGATAACGTAGAAAATACCGTTGATAACGGTGCTTGGTACACCATCGACGGTACACGCCTGCAGGGCGAACCGACCATGAAGGGTATCTACGTTCGTGGTGGTAAAAAGGTGGTTGTGAAGTAAAGCCCAGCACTAAAGCCCCTCAACCCACCCTTAATCCCTCCCAAAGGGAGGGAGTTAGATAGGGGGGAGAAAGGCTTGTTTGAGAGATAAAAATAGAAAACAGATAAAGATATGAAGAGAGAAAAGAAAGTGTACGCAGCCCCGCTCATTAAGAAGCTGGGCATAGAGACAGAGAACGACATCGCTGTGTCGCTGCCGGTAGATCCGACCGTGCCGCCGGTTGACCCAGGAACGGCTGAAAGTCCAGGATTCCCCAAAGGACCAAACGTGTGGGACGATGAGTTGGAGTAGCCCCCTCCTGACCTCCCCCCAAATGGGGGAGGAATAAGCCTGGCGGGAGACAGCCTTAGAAACTAAGCAGCGGGATGTGCATGGTGTGCGCATCCCGCTGACTTTTTGGAGGGCTGGGAGGAGTGGGAGGACTGGGAATTCTGGGAGCCCTGGGAATCCCTAACCATATTTGTCTAATCGTCTCTGACGCTTTTACCAAGCGTAGCGACTAAAAGAATTGTCAATTATCAATTAAGTTTCGCAAGTATGCGAAATACTAATATTAGCTCTCCCTTCGGTCGCTGATTTTCAATTCAGTCGCCTGTGGCGAGAAATCTTTCAAATCTGTACAAATCAAACAAATCTATTTTGAAAGATTTGAAAGGATTTGTGAGATTTCTGTCACGAAGTGACACTCATTTTCAGATGTTTAGTACAAGTGAAACTTGAGTTGTCGATTAGCGGAGCGTCCCCGTTCGTCTGGATTTGCAATCCAGACGCATTTGCCATAAGGATTTGCAATCCGATAAAACAAAAAAACGTATTAAGCGGATTGTAAATCCTGATATCTTATTTACTGTCGGATTGCAAATCCGACAGAACGGTGAGAGGGGAAGGGGGCGGCTGCCCGCCATTCAGCGGTAAAATTAGGGTAATTAAGTAATAAGCATTCCGAAAAAAACTAAAACGACGAAAAAGGCGAAAACTTTTATTTTCGGACGCATTCGATGTTTTCGGACATTTTCGGGATAAAAACACTCGTTCCCCCGACAGACAGCTCCGTTCTGCTGAATTTGCAATTTGCTCCCGTCAGGCATTCCCTCCCCATTTGGGGGAGGGTCAGGGAGGGGCTACTCTTTGTCAATTGTCAATTAGCGGAGCGTCTCAGTCGCCTGTGGCGAGAAATCTTTCAAATCTGTACAAATCAAACAAATCTATTTTGAAAGATTTGAAAGGATTTGTGTGATTTCTGTCACGAAGTGACACTCATTTTCAGATGTTTTTCAGTCGCCTGTGGCGAGAAATCTTTCAAATCTGTACAAATCAAACAAATCTATTTTGAAAGATTTGAAAGGATTTGTGAGATTTCTGTCACGAAGTGACACTCATTTTCAGATGTTTAGTACAAGTGAAACTTGAGTTGTCGATTAGCGGAGCGTCTCTTCGCGCAACGCTGCAACAAAGTTTTTTGTTACTTGGAAAGAGTTTTCCGCGATGGTTTCCCAGAAATTGTGGTATTGTGATGCGTTGGTGTCGCGCAGGGGAATGTCGCTGATGATGCGGAAAGAGATGAACGGCACATTGTGGATGTAGCAGGTCTGAGCAATAGCGCACGACTCCATATCCACTGCCTTTGCCTCGGGGAACTTCCCGACGATTTCACGCATCTTCTCACGCGTGTCAACAAACCAGTCGCCAGTGACGATAAGCCCCTGATGAATCTTGAGCGTTGACTGGGTAGTTGCAATTTGCTGCGCTTTTTCCAGCAGCCAGGGGTCAGCCTTGAAGCGCGGCGGCATGCCTTGCACCTGACCGTCTTGCGTCGTGTGGTCGATGGCAGTGCCGCAATGCACGTCGTGATAGCACAGTTCGGAACTGACTATCACGTCCTGAATGTTGAGTTCGTCACCGTTTCCGCCCGCACATCCTGAGGAGATGAGTACATCGGGACGGAACTCGTTAATCATCCGCTGGGCACCGAGTGCTGCATTCACTTTGCCGATTCCGCACTTCTCTACCAATATTTCTTTGCTGTCGAAAAGCGACTTGAGCTGCGTGAGCTCCTTATCCATCGCTACAATGATACCGATTTTCATGTTGATGTTCTGTTTAATTGGACTACAAAATTACAAAATATATCGGAGAATTTCGATTTATTTCGTAATTTTGTGGCGAGAATATGAAAGCTGTTTATATTAAAGGTTCAAGTTTCGCTTGTGCTAAACATCTGAAAATGAGTGTCACTCCGTGACAGAAATCTCACAAATCCTTTCAAATCTTTCAAAATAGATTTGTACAGATTTGAACGATTTCTCGCCGTAGGCGACTGAAAAACATCTGAAAATGAGTGTCACTCCGTGACAGAAATCTCACAAATCCTTTCAAATCTTTCAAAATAGATTTGTACAGATTTGAACGATTTCTCGCCGTAGGCGACTGAATATTGGTTGTTTTAACACTTCCGGAACTAAAATTAAAGGAATAATCAGATAAAGATGAAGACATTGAATAACTGGAAACTGTGGCTGCCAGACGTGTTGGTGGTCGTGATTTTTGCATTGATTTCTTTCGCTTATTTCTTCCCTGCCGACATCGAGGGGCGCATCTTGTATCAGCATGATGCCTCTGCCGGTCGCGGCGCGGGGCAGGAAGCGGCGGAATATTATGAGCGTACGGGAGAGCGTACGCGCTGGACGAATGCGCTGTTCAGCGGCATGCCGACCTATCAGACGGCTCCTTCGTACAACAGTACGGCGGTGCTGAATCAGGCGGTGAAGGCTTATCACCTGTGGCTGCCCGAGAATGTGTGGTATGTTTTCGTCTATCTGTTGGGCTTCTACATCCTGCTGCGTGCGTTCAATTTCCGCCAGTGGCTGGCAGCGCTGGGAGCCATCGTGTGGGCATTCTCCTCCTATTTCTTTATTATCATTGCCGCCGGGCACATCTGGAAGGTGATGGCGCTGGCATATCTGCCGCCGATGATTGGCGGAATGGTGCTTGCCTATCGCGGCAAATACCTGTGGGGCTTCATCGTGACGGCAATATTTGCCGCCTTTGAAGTGAGCGCCAACCACGTTCAGATGACCTACTACTATCTGCTGATTATCCTGCTGATGGTGGTGGCATTCCTCGTTCAAGCCGTTCGGGAGAAACAGTTGGCACGTTTCTGGAAGGCTACGGCAGTGTGTGCGGTGGCTGCACTGATTGCCATCGGCATGAATATATCGAATCTGTATCACACGTGGGAATATCAGAAAGAGTCGATGCGTGGCAAGAGCGAGTTGGTGAAGAAGGATGCCGATGCGTCGAACCAGACTTCGAGCGGCTTGGAGCGCGACTATATCACGCAGTGGTCGTATGGCATCGGTGAGACATGGACACTGTTGGTGCCCAACGCAAAGGGCGGTTCGCACAACAACCAGTTGGCGGAGAGTCGGGAGGCGATGAGCAAGTGCGACCCGCAGTTCTCCGATTTCCTTGGTCAGTGGTATCAATATTGGGGCGAGCAGCCGTTCACGGCAGGTCCCGTCTATGTGGGAGCGTTCGTGCTGATGCTGTTCATCTTGGGACTGTTTATCGTCAAGGGTCCGATGAAGTGGGCACTGCTTGGCGCCACCATTCTTTCGATATTGCTCTCATGGGGTAAGAACTTCATGCCTTTTACAGACTTTTTCA from the Prevotella sp. Rep29 genome contains:
- a CDS encoding 5'-methylthioadenosine/adenosylhomocysteine nucleosidase, producing MKIGIIVAMDKELTQLKSLFDSKEILVEKCGIGKVNAALGAQRMINEFRPDVLISSGCAGGNGDELNIQDVIVSSELCYHDVHCGTAIDHTTQDGQVQGMPPRFKADPWLLEKAQQIATTQSTLKIHQGLIVTGDWFVDTREKMREIVGKFPEAKAVDMESCAIAQTCYIHNVPFISFRIISDIPLRDTNASQYHNFWETIAENSFQVTKNFVAALREETLR
- a CDS encoding leucine-rich repeat domain-containing protein: MRKTYTLIVMLAMLFVGANSVSAQTSYTDDQGVVYSIDGTSAIITGYTGSATELTISQKFKYGEDSITVTGFGDYAFENKTSITKIVLAPASFKPVLGEGTFKGCTGLKTLKWVEGTYSTENIVHLLNNVIPKYCFQGCTGITSIKSRYANTTLQGSCFKGCDYVTSAELGRSCVSIASSAFSSCRRLTTVTFGGYDPSITEIPDSAFFNCQSLTRVGKTANIIALPQVTSIGLRAFFNSTSMTTIQLPLIESIGERAFYNNLTTYKLHTVTGCENLTSLGNFAFYKCTKLKTIGSTENVVSLPKVYLARAYAFYNCESIETVKMNQSTGYYTYFYQDAFNGCTSLQRVITKYNVKEVGIRAFSGASSLVGIGSSDTQSYVYLPKVTLLTTSAFENCTSMTAVYLNDANTTLETIGANAFKGCTNLETVILQNMTPSALGADAFSGIKSTAAFLLYPTNSYTKASNYANNDSWKVLFDGTNANYMLIAYVNKPNQYGTVSCDVPLHFIYTSTPAIYKVTATNDASAQLEEISSKKLPANTGAVMEKDVSFAGVQVQVLFDGSESADEFTDNLLVANVTENTNFKGQEGNTWNLLLSNGKFVKANDGTLAAGLAYLPRTFEGGEAKELSLTFDDLTSIRTIDNVENTVDNGAWYTIDGTRLQGEPTMKGIYVRGGKKVVVK